One Panicum virgatum strain AP13 chromosome 3N, P.virgatum_v5, whole genome shotgun sequence DNA segment encodes these proteins:
- the LOC120666589 gene encoding uncharacterized protein LOC120666589 isoform X2 — MLSASGSRFAYEDVKSKLSEFIAKSFTLGGSEEAGSGCWEFPTASAVPDGQSDDVWQHFTRIKTKDPDVVYAACHRCDRVLKAHSKHQGTSQLRRHLNTKTCTCSNNPSSTAEDQEILRELRVNLDLYKQGKMEGWVDSPDLNGSVDPWDLSSPRYCTNSLSLKTHQGRWEEIKSNDKLIAIRMGQLPVPQYAGLKRTLQFYHDDGTKMDWIMLEYHQVDVYNTPDLLLEVIQIFKDAIKELERMWNGDDDNSEDCYIGEREEEVAACASTLFRDCLLGEGVQGDQSRVGKRKRTGAPQGLLRKVHQKFGCTSLRFTPQIQTGCMQCATLVIGVTRFARKSKNGTSQFIRHNKSCSSKRPKV; from the exons ATGCTCAGTGCCTCAGGCTCTCGGTTTGCATATGAAGATGTGAAGTCAAAACTGTCTGAATTCATAGCCAAGTCTTTCACACTGGGAGGTAGCGAAGAAGCAGGATCTGGGTGTTGGGAGTTCCCAACTGCGTCTGCTGTTCCAGATGGACAATCAGACGATGTTTGGCAGCACTTCACCAGGATAAAGACCAAAGATCCTGATGTGGTGTACGCAGCGTGCCACCGCTGTGACAGGGTGCTCAAGGCTCATTCCAAGCATCAAGGCACTTCTCAACTCAGAAGACACCTTAATACTAAGACATGCACATGCAGCAACAATCCATCGTCCACTGCCGAAGACCAGGAAATCCTACGTGAGCTCCGTGTAAACCTCGATCTCTACAAGCAAGGGAAGATGGAGGGATGGGTTGACTCTCCGGACCTCAACGGTAGTGTGGATCCCTGGGATCTTTCCAGCCCACGCTACTGCACGAACTCGCTAAGCCTGAAGACGCATCAGGGGCGCTGGGAGGAGATTAAGAGTAATGACAAGCTCATCGCCATCCGCATGGGTCAGTTGCCGGTGCCGCAGTACGCCGGGCTGAAGAGGACCCTCCAATTCTACCATGACGACGGCACCAAGATGGACTGGATCATGCTCGAGTATCACCAGGTCGATGTGTACAACACCCCTGACCTGCTTCTTGAG GtaatccaaattttcaaagaTGCGATCAAAGAGTTGGAAAGGATGTGGAATGGGGACGACGACAACAGCGAAGATTGCTATATCG GTGAGCGTGAAGAAGAGGTGGCGGCGTGCGCGAGCACCTTGTTCCGTGACTGCTTGCTCGGTGAGGGTGTTCAAGGTGATCAATCACGGGTTGGAAAGCGCAAGAGAACTGGTGCTCCGCAAGGTCTGCTCCGCAAGGTCCATCAAAAGTTTGGCTGTACTTCACTAAGATTTACACCACAGATCCAGACAGGGTGTATGCAGTGTGCCACTCTTGTGATAGGGGTTACAAGGTTCGCTCGAAAGTCGAAGAATGGCACCTCTCAGTTCATAAGGCACAACAAGTCATGCTCAAGCAAGCGCCCGAAAGTGTAG
- the LOC120666589 gene encoding uncharacterized protein LOC120666589 isoform X1 codes for MLSASGSRFAYEDVKSKLSEFIAKSFTLGGSEEAGSGCWEFPTASAVPDGQSDDVWQHFTRIKTKDPDVVYAACHRCDRVLKAHSKHQGTSQLRRHLNTKTCTCSNNPSSTAEDQEILRELRVNLDLYKQGKMEGWVDSPDLNGSVDPWDLSSPRYCTNSLSLKTHQGRWEEIKSNDKLIAIRMGQLPVPQYAGLKRTLQFYHDDGTKMDWIMLEYHQVDVYNTPDLLLEGSMVFCKVIQIFKDAIKELERMWNGDDDNSEDCYIGEREEEVAACASTLFRDCLLGEGVQGDQSRVGKRKRTGAPQGLLRKVHQKFGCTSLRFTPQIQTGCMQCATLVIGVTRFARKSKNGTSQFIRHNKSCSSKRPKV; via the exons ATGCTCAGTGCCTCAGGCTCTCGGTTTGCATATGAAGATGTGAAGTCAAAACTGTCTGAATTCATAGCCAAGTCTTTCACACTGGGAGGTAGCGAAGAAGCAGGATCTGGGTGTTGGGAGTTCCCAACTGCGTCTGCTGTTCCAGATGGACAATCAGACGATGTTTGGCAGCACTTCACCAGGATAAAGACCAAAGATCCTGATGTGGTGTACGCAGCGTGCCACCGCTGTGACAGGGTGCTCAAGGCTCATTCCAAGCATCAAGGCACTTCTCAACTCAGAAGACACCTTAATACTAAGACATGCACATGCAGCAACAATCCATCGTCCACTGCCGAAGACCAGGAAATCCTACGTGAGCTCCGTGTAAACCTCGATCTCTACAAGCAAGGGAAGATGGAGGGATGGGTTGACTCTCCGGACCTCAACGGTAGTGTGGATCCCTGGGATCTTTCCAGCCCACGCTACTGCACGAACTCGCTAAGCCTGAAGACGCATCAGGGGCGCTGGGAGGAGATTAAGAGTAATGACAAGCTCATCGCCATCCGCATGGGTCAGTTGCCGGTGCCGCAGTACGCCGGGCTGAAGAGGACCCTCCAATTCTACCATGACGACGGCACCAAGATGGACTGGATCATGCTCGAGTATCACCAGGTCGATGTGTACAACACCCCTGACCTGCTTCTTGAG GGAAGCATGGTGTTTTGCAAGGtaatccaaattttcaaagaTGCGATCAAAGAGTTGGAAAGGATGTGGAATGGGGACGACGACAACAGCGAAGATTGCTATATCG GTGAGCGTGAAGAAGAGGTGGCGGCGTGCGCGAGCACCTTGTTCCGTGACTGCTTGCTCGGTGAGGGTGTTCAAGGTGATCAATCACGGGTTGGAAAGCGCAAGAGAACTGGTGCTCCGCAAGGTCTGCTCCGCAAGGTCCATCAAAAGTTTGGCTGTACTTCACTAAGATTTACACCACAGATCCAGACAGGGTGTATGCAGTGTGCCACTCTTGTGATAGGGGTTACAAGGTTCGCTCGAAAGTCGAAGAATGGCACCTCTCAGTTCATAAGGCACAACAAGTCATGCTCAAGCAAGCGCCCGAAAGTGTAG